In Halobaculum limi, one DNA window encodes the following:
- the ncsA gene encoding tRNA 2-thiolation protein NcsA: MDCDRCGADAVMHAAYSGAHLCESHFRESVERRVRRRVREDDLLPDDATPDDPERWVIGLSGGKDSVVLATVLDETFAEDPRIEMVALSIHEGIEGYRDASLDACEQLAADLEMRHEVVSYEEELGVRMDDVVEDDPEGMAACAYCGVFRRDLLETFAADLGADKLLTGHNLDDEAQTALMNFFEGDVAQMAKHFDASLGPFPERRESEHFIPRAKPLRDVPEKEVALYCHLRDLPSHMAECPHASEAYRGEIQELLLEMEERHPGVRHSIMAGYEELSGILAGEYREDGDGGPDLSPCDNCGSKTARDVCRKCELVAAIDAA, encoded by the coding sequence ATGGACTGCGACAGGTGCGGCGCGGACGCGGTGATGCACGCGGCCTACTCGGGGGCGCATCTGTGTGAGTCGCACTTCCGAGAGTCGGTGGAGCGTCGCGTCCGGCGGCGCGTCCGCGAGGACGACCTCCTGCCCGACGACGCCACGCCCGACGACCCCGAACGCTGGGTCATCGGTCTCTCGGGCGGGAAAGACAGCGTCGTCCTCGCGACGGTCCTCGACGAGACGTTCGCCGAGGACCCGCGCATCGAGATGGTCGCCCTCTCCATCCACGAGGGCATCGAGGGGTACCGCGACGCCTCACTCGACGCCTGCGAGCAACTCGCGGCCGACTTGGAGATGCGCCACGAGGTGGTGTCGTACGAGGAGGAACTCGGCGTGCGGATGGACGACGTGGTCGAAGACGACCCCGAGGGGATGGCCGCCTGCGCCTACTGCGGGGTGTTCCGTCGGGACCTGTTGGAGACGTTCGCCGCCGATCTCGGCGCCGACAAACTGCTCACCGGCCACAACCTCGACGACGAGGCGCAGACGGCGCTGATGAACTTCTTCGAAGGCGACGTGGCACAGATGGCCAAGCACTTCGACGCCTCACTCGGCCCGTTCCCCGAACGGCGCGAGAGCGAGCACTTCATCCCGCGAGCGAAGCCCCTGCGGGACGTCCCCGAGAAGGAGGTGGCGCTGTACTGCCACCTGCGCGACTTGCCCTCGCATATGGCCGAGTGCCCCCACGCCAGCGAGGCGTACCGCGGCGAGATTCAGGAACTCCTCTTAGAGATGGAGGAACGTCACCCCGGCGTCAGACACTCGATTATGGCGGGCTACGAGGAACTGTCGGGCATCCTCGCCGGCGAGTACCGCGAAGACGGCGACGGCGGCCCCGACCTCTCGCCGTGTGATAACTGTGGGTCGAAGACCGCCCGCGATGTCTGTCGCAAGTGCGAACTCGTGGCCGCGATCGACGCGGCGTAA
- the ftsZ gene encoding cell division protein FtsZ, whose protein sequence is MQDIVQDALENAEAEQRSMAEMDDDDEFGEPRIVIIGAGGAGNNTINRLYNIGVDGAETVAINTDKQHLKMIEADTKILVGKSLTQGLGAGGDPSMGSRATEMAQGTIKEVLGDADLVFVTAGMGGGTGTGAAPVVSKIAKEQGAIVVGMVSTPFNVERARTVKAEEGLENLRNEADSIIVLDNNRLLDYVPNLPIGKAFSVMDQIIAETVKGISETITQPSLINLDYADMSTIMNQGGVAVMLVGETQDKNKTQEVVNDAMNHPLLDVDYRGASGGLVHITGGPDLTLKEAEGIADNITERLEASANVIWGARIQEEYKGKVRVMAIMTGVQSAQVLGPSTQKQADKSRASIEGGEQMDFDAKANAQSNGQEAAWQSDGGRDQQSERSNGLDVIR, encoded by the coding sequence ATGCAGGATATCGTTCAAGACGCCTTGGAGAACGCCGAGGCCGAGCAGCGGAGTATGGCAGAGATGGACGACGACGACGAGTTCGGAGAGCCCCGAATCGTCATCATCGGCGCTGGCGGTGCCGGCAACAACACGATCAACCGCCTGTACAACATCGGCGTCGACGGCGCGGAGACCGTCGCCATCAACACCGACAAACAGCACCTCAAGATGATCGAGGCCGACACCAAGATCCTCGTGGGCAAGTCGCTCACGCAGGGGCTCGGTGCCGGTGGCGACCCCAGTATGGGGTCGCGTGCGACCGAGATGGCCCAAGGGACGATCAAGGAGGTCCTCGGCGACGCGGACCTCGTGTTCGTCACCGCGGGGATGGGCGGCGGCACCGGCACCGGTGCGGCCCCCGTCGTCTCGAAGATCGCGAAAGAGCAGGGCGCGATCGTCGTGGGTATGGTCTCGACGCCGTTCAACGTCGAGCGTGCCCGCACGGTGAAAGCCGAGGAGGGACTGGAGAACCTCCGCAACGAGGCCGATTCCATCATCGTCCTCGACAACAACCGCCTCCTCGACTACGTGCCGAACCTGCCCATCGGCAAGGCGTTCTCGGTGATGGACCAGATCATCGCCGAGACGGTCAAGGGCATCTCCGAGACCATCACCCAGCCGAGCCTGATCAACCTGGACTACGCGGACATGTCCACGATTATGAATCAGGGCGGCGTCGCGGTGATGCTCGTCGGCGAGACCCAGGACAAGAACAAGACGCAGGAAGTGGTGAACGACGCGATGAACCACCCGCTACTGGACGTGGACTACCGCGGCGCGTCGGGTGGCCTCGTCCACATCACCGGCGGCCCCGACCTCACGCTGAAGGAGGCCGAGGGCATCGCCGACAACATCACCGAGCGACTGGAGGCGAGCGCGAACGTCATCTGGGGCGCGCGCATCCAGGAGGAGTACAAAGGAAAGGTCCGCGTCATGGCGATTATGACGGGCGTCCAGAGCGCACAGGTCCTCGGCCCGAGCACGCAGAAGCAGGCCGACAAGTCCCGCGCGAGCATCGAGGGCGGCGAGCAGATGGACTTCGACGCGAAGGCCAACGCCCAGTCCAACGGGCAGGAGGCAGCGTGGCAGTCCGACGGCGGCCGTGACCAGCAGAGCGAACGCAGCAACGGTCTCGACGTCATCCGCTAA
- a CDS encoding ribbon-helix-helix domain-containing protein, whose translation MERVTLRIPKQQIEEVEQMVETGEFPNRSEAIRSAVRDMLNEQAESGERTRGERSKRSWAKV comes from the coding sequence ATGGAACGTGTGACACTACGAATTCCGAAACAGCAGATCGAGGAGGTTGAACAGATGGTCGAGACGGGCGAGTTCCCGAATCGAAGCGAAGCGATCCGCTCGGCGGTCCGCGACATGCTCAACGAGCAGGCGGAGTCGGGCGAGCGGACGCGAGGCGAGCGCAGTAAACGCAGCTGGGCCAAGGTGTAA
- a CDS encoding double zinc ribbon domain-containing protein: protein MSKITFRADADLVDRLESLEGSKSEVMREALRAYLDDADSSDDVVDETDGTSLDDALATRVDELVDARLDEVLELRHHDRPAVGRTVVPESPSVNLTVNVEGGDTATVDRDDVTETAPSADRRTPSSERAAAPSDTADHSCAQCGESVSDDHVYCPNCGEKASNRLFCECGDELRSDWGFCPGCGRRTPAADVLDKR, encoded by the coding sequence ATGAGCAAAATCACCTTCCGCGCGGACGCGGACCTCGTCGACCGCCTCGAGTCGCTCGAGGGGTCGAAAAGCGAGGTGATGCGGGAGGCCCTGCGTGCGTACCTCGACGACGCCGACTCGTCGGACGACGTTGTCGACGAGACGGACGGCACGTCGCTCGACGACGCGTTGGCGACCCGCGTCGACGAACTGGTGGACGCGCGACTCGACGAGGTGCTGGAACTGCGCCACCACGACCGACCAGCCGTCGGTCGGACCGTCGTCCCCGAATCGCCGTCTGTGAACTTGACGGTAAACGTCGAGGGTGGCGACACCGCGACCGTCGACCGCGACGACGTGACGGAGACGGCTCCGAGCGCGGACCGTCGGACGCCATCGAGCGAGCGTGCGGCAGCGCCGTCGGACACGGCCGATCACTCGTGTGCGCAGTGCGGCGAATCGGTGTCTGACGACCACGTGTACTGCCCCAACTGCGGTGAGAAGGCGTCGAACCGCCTGTTCTGTGAGTGCGGCGACGAACTCCGCTCGGACTGGGGATTCTGTCCCGGCTGTGGGCGTCGGACGCCGGCGGCGGACGTCCTCGACAAACGGTAA
- a CDS encoding aldo/keto reductase, producing MQQRTLGDVGAVTEIGLGTWNIGGDWGDVSDEAGREAVRTALDAGVDFLDTADVYGDGRSERHIGHVLDERDAHDEVTVATKAGRRLDPHTADGYTAENLEQFVDRSRENLGEDTLDLLQLHCPPTDVYYRPAVFDALADLRARGKVANYGVSVERVEEALKAIEYPGVETVQIIFNPFRQRPAELFFEEAARRDVGVIVRVPLASGLLTGTIDRDATFPKNDHRNYNRDGEAFDVGETFAGVPLDAGVDAVEALEPYVPEALSLAQFTLRWILDFDAVSAVIPGSTTPAHIESNVAAADHDPLDHRLHGVVRDVYEEHVAEHVHKRW from the coding sequence ATGCAGCAGCGAACACTCGGCGACGTTGGTGCGGTCACCGAAATCGGTCTCGGGACGTGGAACATCGGCGGCGACTGGGGCGACGTCTCCGACGAGGCGGGGCGGGAGGCCGTCCGAACGGCACTCGATGCGGGCGTTGACTTCCTCGACACCGCGGACGTGTACGGCGACGGCCGCAGCGAACGCCACATCGGCCACGTGCTCGACGAACGCGACGCCCACGACGAGGTGACGGTGGCGACGAAGGCGGGCCGACGCCTTGACCCCCACACCGCAGACGGCTACACCGCAGAGAACCTCGAACAGTTCGTCGACCGGTCACGGGAGAACCTCGGTGAGGACACCCTCGACCTCCTGCAACTGCACTGCCCCCCGACGGACGTGTACTACCGACCAGCGGTGTTCGACGCCCTCGCCGACCTCCGAGCACGCGGGAAAGTAGCCAACTACGGCGTCAGCGTCGAACGCGTCGAGGAGGCACTGAAGGCCATCGAGTACCCCGGTGTCGAGACGGTTCAGATCATCTTCAACCCCTTCCGCCAGCGACCCGCCGAGTTGTTCTTCGAGGAGGCCGCCCGCCGCGACGTGGGCGTCATCGTGCGTGTTCCCCTCGCGTCGGGCCTGTTGACGGGGACTATCGACCGCGACGCCACCTTCCCGAAGAACGACCATCGCAACTACAACCGCGACGGCGAGGCGTTCGACGTCGGCGAGACGTTCGCCGGCGTTCCCCTCGACGCAGGCGTCGACGCGGTGGAGGCACTGGAACCGTACGTCCCCGAAGCCCTGTCGCTGGCGCAGTTTACCCTCCGGTGGATCCTCGACTTCGACGCCGTCTCGGCGGTCATCCCCGGGTCGACGACGCCCGCCCACATCGAGAGCAACGTTGCCGCCGCCGACCACGACCCCCTCGACCACCGCCTGCACGGCGTCGTCCGCGACGTCTACGAGGAGCACGTCGCCGAACACGTCCACAAGCGGTGGTGA
- a CDS encoding metal ABC transporter substrate-binding protein has protein sequence MTDTYDPEGRSSSTRRRFLAGGTGLLAAGFAGCLGGASGSSGSDTDGTGDDGEDGPVAVASFFSFYDFGRKIAADTPVTVRNLIPTGLHGHGWEPNASITRQIVDADAFIHVGEDFQPWADRAIQTLKDDNVDTQLINVREGVELVPLAETLDRDEEGVGEGRGLDPHFWLDPQRAKQAVDNITEGLVELAPDHEETFRANAETYKTDVLERIDADYQAIFDAADRDVVQLAAHNAFQYITDRYGVEMRPLVVNLAASGDVKPSDITEAKRVIDENDIRYIGAGVFETRRPAKQLITETQVEAYFPVTPYAGVREDWVENNWGYEEIAYNINMPTFEVVLGNKPPEEAGHDGWAAEWRNFE, from the coding sequence ATGACCGACACGTACGACCCGGAGGGTCGTTCCAGTTCGACCAGGCGTCGATTCCTCGCGGGAGGCACGGGCCTCCTCGCGGCGGGATTCGCCGGCTGTCTCGGCGGCGCGTCCGGATCTTCCGGCAGCGACACAGACGGTACCGGCGACGACGGGGAAGACGGCCCGGTCGCCGTGGCCTCGTTCTTCAGTTTCTACGATTTCGGCCGAAAGATCGCCGCAGACACCCCTGTCACCGTTCGCAACCTCATCCCGACGGGCCTCCACGGCCACGGGTGGGAGCCGAACGCGAGCATCACCAGACAGATCGTCGACGCGGACGCGTTCATCCACGTCGGCGAGGACTTCCAGCCGTGGGCCGACCGCGCCATCCAGACGCTGAAAGACGACAATGTCGACACGCAGTTGATCAACGTCCGCGAGGGCGTCGAACTGGTTCCGCTCGCGGAGACCCTCGACCGTGACGAGGAGGGTGTCGGCGAGGGTCGCGGGCTGGATCCTCACTTCTGGCTCGACCCACAGCGAGCGAAGCAGGCCGTCGACAACATCACCGAGGGCCTCGTCGAACTCGCGCCCGACCACGAGGAGACGTTCCGTGCGAACGCCGAGACGTACAAAACCGACGTGTTGGAGCGGATCGACGCCGACTATCAGGCCATCTTCGACGCCGCCGACCGCGACGTGGTGCAACTGGCCGCACACAACGCGTTCCAGTACATCACCGACCGCTACGGCGTCGAGATGCGGCCGCTCGTCGTCAACCTCGCAGCCTCGGGCGACGTGAAGCCGTCCGACATCACGGAGGCCAAGCGCGTCATCGACGAGAACGACATCCGCTACATCGGCGCGGGCGTCTTCGAGACGCGCCGCCCCGCCAAGCAGTTGATCACGGAGACGCAGGTGGAGGCGTACTTCCCCGTCACCCCGTACGCGGGCGTCCGCGAGGACTGGGTCGAGAACAACTGGGGCTACGAGGAGATCGCGTACAACATCAACATGCCCACCTTCGAGGTCGTCCTCGGGAACAAACCGCCCGAGGAGGCCGGCCACGACGGCTGGGCCGCCGAGTGGAGGAACTTCGAATGA
- a CDS encoding metal ABC transporter ATP-binding protein: protein MSHATADTDGERAAERNGAAPADATRESVVSLSDVTFGYTAAPVVEDVSIDIRAGEYVAVVGPNGSGKSTLMKLMLGLLRPDEGEARLFEKPAHRFDDGQRIGYVSQHASAAKEMPITVREVVKMGRFPHVGFGRLGAEDWAIVDEALATVGMGDFADRRITKLSGGQRQRAFIARALAGEADLLVLDEPTVGVDAESVEAFYDLLASLNDRGITVLLIEHDLGAVTDHAERVVCMNREVYFDGPTEEFVGSDALARAFGTAVGVTSDRA from the coding sequence ATGAGCCACGCGACCGCGGACACCGACGGAGAACGCGCCGCCGAGCGAAACGGCGCAGCGCCCGCGGACGCTACCCGCGAGTCCGTGGTCTCGCTGTCGGACGTCACGTTCGGCTACACCGCCGCACCCGTGGTCGAAGACGTGAGTATCGACATCCGCGCCGGCGAGTACGTCGCCGTCGTCGGCCCGAACGGCTCCGGCAAGTCGACGCTGATGAAACTGATGCTCGGCCTGCTTCGCCCCGACGAGGGGGAGGCACGCCTGTTCGAGAAGCCCGCCCACCGCTTCGACGACGGCCAGCGCATCGGCTACGTCTCCCAACACGCCAGCGCGGCCAAGGAGATGCCAATCACCGTCCGTGAGGTCGTGAAGATGGGTCGGTTCCCGCACGTCGGCTTCGGTCGACTCGGAGCGGAAGACTGGGCCATCGTCGACGAGGCGCTCGCGACCGTCGGGATGGGCGACTTCGCCGACCGACGGATCACGAAACTGTCGGGCGGCCAGCGCCAGCGGGCGTTCATCGCGCGGGCACTCGCGGGCGAGGCAGACCTACTCGTCCTCGACGAACCGACCGTCGGCGTCGACGCCGAATCCGTTGAGGCGTTCTACGACCTGCTCGCGTCGCTCAACGACCGCGGCATCACCGTCCTCCTCATCGAACACGACCTCGGCGCCGTCACCGACCACGCCGAGCGCGTCGTCTGTATGAACCGAGAGGTGTACTTCGACGGCCCGACCGAGGAGTTCGTCGGTAGCGACGCCCTCGCGCGGGCGTTCGGCACGGCCGTCGGCGTCACGAGTGATCGCGCATGA
- a CDS encoding metal ABC transporter permease: MTFASAPTALGSPSLAAVVAPLLQSDGSVLDPILAPVYALLELWSLLMTALGEATGLELLQYGFMHRAILVGLCIGVMAPLIGTFLVHRQLALIGDALAHTAFAGVAVGLFLNGVLSLGVSPYLTAVVVAVLAALLIEVISEVTDAYNDVSMAIVLSTGFALGTVLISLNAGGLAVGINQYLFGNLSTVSAENAAILLVLFGIIVATVALTRNQLLYVTFDETAAEVSGIPVAWYNRIMVMLTALVVVGAMQIMGVILVAAMLVVPVAGASQVSRSFTESLLVSVVLAELAVLLGIGVAYYGEATAGGVIVLVAVAIYAAAVALGKLIEARGDDDAPELGTIDGDDGEAITSD, encoded by the coding sequence ATGACGTTCGCCAGCGCCCCGACCGCACTCGGGTCGCCGTCGCTCGCGGCCGTCGTCGCGCCGCTGCTCCAGTCCGACGGGAGCGTGCTCGACCCGATTCTCGCGCCGGTGTACGCGCTGTTAGAGCTGTGGTCGCTGCTGATGACCGCACTCGGTGAGGCGACCGGACTGGAACTGCTCCAGTACGGCTTTATGCACCGCGCCATCCTCGTCGGCCTCTGTATCGGCGTGATGGCCCCACTCATCGGGACGTTTCTCGTCCATCGCCAACTCGCGCTCATCGGAGACGCACTTGCACACACCGCGTTCGCGGGCGTCGCCGTTGGCCTGTTCCTCAACGGCGTGTTGAGTCTCGGCGTCTCGCCGTATCTCACCGCCGTCGTCGTGGCGGTGCTGGCGGCGCTGCTCATCGAGGTCATCTCGGAGGTGACCGACGCGTACAACGACGTGTCGATGGCCATCGTCCTCTCGACGGGCTTTGCGCTGGGGACGGTACTCATCAGCCTCAACGCCGGAGGCCTCGCGGTCGGCATCAACCAGTACCTGTTCGGGAACCTCTCGACCGTCTCCGCGGAGAACGCCGCCATCCTATTGGTGTTGTTCGGCATCATCGTCGCGACGGTGGCGCTCACCCGCAACCAACTGCTGTACGTCACCTTTGACGAGACGGCCGCCGAGGTGTCGGGCATCCCCGTCGCCTGGTACAACCGGATTATGGTGATGCTGACGGCGCTGGTCGTCGTCGGCGCGATGCAGATTATGGGCGTCATCCTCGTCGCCGCGATGCTGGTCGTCCCCGTCGCGGGGGCGTCGCAAGTGTCGCGCAGTTTCACCGAGTCGCTGCTCGTGTCGGTCGTCCTCGCGGAACTGGCGGTCCTGTTGGGCATCGGCGTCGCGTACTACGGCGAGGCGACCGCCGGGGGCGTCATCGTCCTCGTCGCCGTCGCCATCTACGCCGCCGCCGTCGCCCTTGGCAAACTCATCGAAGCCCGCGGCGACGACGACGCACCCGAACTCGGCACCATCGACGGTGACGACGGCGAGGCTATCACCTCCGACTGA
- the katG gene encoding catalase/peroxidase HPI, with the protein MSRSNQDWWPNQLELDILDQNAQRADPMGDDFDYAEAFTSLDLAEVKDDIEDVMTTSQEWWPADYGHYGPLFIRMAWHSAGTYRSSDGRGGADGGFQRLAPVNSWPDNANLDKARRLLWPVKQKYGRNLSWADLMILAGNVAMESMGFQTFGFAGGREDAYQPDDSVWWGPEAEFEAQERFDEPGNIQEGLGASVMGLIYVNPEGPDGQPDPEASAKNIRQTFDRMAMNDEQTVALIAGGHTFGKVHGADDGDHLGPEPEAAPIEAQGLGWENDFGTGKGDDTITSGIEGPWTASPIEWDMGYLDNLLEYEWEPHKGPGGAWQWTPAEEGAVENAPKAHDEGEQTPMMLTTDIALKKDPQYREIVERFQENPMAFGMAFAKAWYKLTHRDMGPPSRFLGPEVPDEEMLWQDPLPDPDYEQIDAAAVADLKEDLRASDLSVSQMAKTAWASASTYRDSDKRGGANGARVRLRPQRDWEVNEPAELATVLDTYREIREEFNVSRSDDVRVSVADLIVLGGNVAVEEAAAAAGHDIEVPFEPGRVDATEEHTDAESFEALKPKADGFRNYRSDEADLPAEELLVDKADLLNLSVQEMTVLAGGMRALNATYGDDANAFVDDPETLSNEFFVNLLSMDKAWDPVEGEDDAFDVVDRDTGDVEGQATRADLIFGSNSRLRAVAEVYGADDAEEKFVEDFVAAWSKVMTLDRFDLE; encoded by the coding sequence ATGAGTAGGTCCAACCAGGACTGGTGGCCGAATCAACTGGAACTGGATATCCTCGACCAGAACGCCCAGCGGGCCGATCCGATGGGCGACGACTTCGACTACGCGGAGGCGTTCACGTCGCTCGACCTCGCGGAGGTCAAAGACGACATCGAGGACGTGATGACCACGTCCCAGGAGTGGTGGCCCGCCGACTACGGACACTATGGTCCGCTGTTCATCCGGATGGCGTGGCACAGCGCCGGCACCTATCGTTCCAGTGACGGTCGCGGCGGCGCCGACGGTGGCTTCCAGCGACTCGCACCGGTCAACAGTTGGCCGGACAACGCGAATCTCGACAAGGCGCGACGCCTGCTGTGGCCGGTGAAACAGAAGTACGGCCGCAACCTCTCGTGGGCGGACCTGATGATCCTCGCGGGCAACGTCGCGATGGAGTCGATGGGCTTCCAGACGTTCGGCTTCGCCGGCGGGCGCGAGGACGCCTACCAGCCGGACGACTCCGTCTGGTGGGGCCCCGAAGCTGAGTTCGAGGCGCAAGAGCGGTTCGACGAACCCGGCAACATCCAAGAGGGGCTCGGCGCCTCCGTGATGGGGCTCATCTACGTCAACCCCGAGGGGCCGGACGGCCAGCCCGACCCCGAGGCGTCCGCGAAGAACATCCGCCAGACGTTCGACCGGATGGCGATGAACGACGAGCAGACGGTCGCGCTCATCGCCGGCGGCCACACGTTCGGCAAGGTCCACGGCGCCGACGACGGCGACCACCTCGGACCAGAACCCGAGGCGGCACCCATCGAGGCGCAGGGCCTCGGCTGGGAGAACGACTTCGGCACGGGCAAAGGCGACGACACCATCACCAGCGGTATCGAGGGGCCGTGGACGGCCTCCCCCATCGAGTGGGATATGGGCTACCTCGACAACCTGCTCGAGTACGAGTGGGAGCCGCACAAGGGTCCCGGCGGCGCGTGGCAGTGGACGCCGGCCGAGGAGGGCGCCGTCGAGAACGCTCCCAAGGCGCACGACGAGGGCGAGCAGACGCCGATGATGCTCACGACTGACATCGCCCTGAAGAAGGACCCGCAGTACCGCGAGATCGTCGAGCGCTTCCAGGAGAACCCGATGGCGTTCGGGATGGCGTTCGCGAAGGCGTGGTACAAACTCACCCACCGTGATATGGGCCCGCCGTCGCGGTTCCTCGGTCCCGAGGTGCCCGACGAGGAGATGCTGTGGCAGGACCCGCTGCCGGACCCCGACTACGAGCAGATCGATGCGGCGGCAGTCGCCGACCTGAAGGAAGACTTACGCGCGTCCGACCTCTCGGTGTCGCAGATGGCCAAGACCGCGTGGGCGTCGGCGTCGACGTACCGCGACAGCGACAAGCGCGGCGGTGCGAACGGCGCACGAGTCCGCCTGCGCCCGCAGCGCGACTGGGAGGTGAACGAGCCCGCCGAACTGGCGACCGTGCTCGACACCTACCGCGAGATTCGCGAGGAGTTCAACGTCTCGCGCTCGGACGACGTGCGCGTCTCCGTCGCGGACCTCATCGTCCTCGGCGGAAACGTCGCCGTCGAGGAGGCGGCCGCGGCCGCCGGCCACGATATCGAGGTGCCGTTCGAACCCGGTCGCGTCGACGCGACCGAGGAGCACACCGACGCCGAGTCGTTCGAGGCGCTCAAGCCCAAGGCGGACGGCTTCCGCAACTACCGCAGCGACGAGGCCGACCTGCCGGCAGAGGAACTGCTGGTCGACAAGGCGGACCTGCTGAACCTGAGCGTGCAGGAGATGACCGTGCTCGCCGGCGGGATGCGCGCGCTGAACGCAACCTACGGCGACGACGCGAACGCGTTCGTCGACGACCCGGAGACGCTGTCCAACGAGTTCTTCGTCAACCTGCTCAGTATGGACAAGGCGTGGGACCCGGTCGAAGGCGAGGACGACGCCTTCGACGTGGTCGACCGCGACACCGGCGACGTCGAGGGGCAGGCCACCCGTGCTGACCTCATCTTCGGGTCGAACTCGCGGCTCCGCGCCGTCGCAGAGGTGTACGGCGCCGACGACGCCGAGGAGAAGTTCGTCGAGGACTTCGTCGCCGCCTGGAGCAAGGTCATGACGCTCGACCGCTTCGACCTCGAGTAA
- a CDS encoding M24 family metallopeptidase, translated as MATKLPESEFDARLAEVRGRLADTDADAATFFTATSIEYVSGFHHIQTERPVVLAVTQDRMEVTVPRLEVERVEPNPRIDAVHHYFDYPQGAPLETAVEMLAGMGVESVVSDADGAPGVMGYEGPALSEFVDVESQSWVDRMRWEKTDAEVDLVRESAKWANLAHRYLADYTEVGAHPVTVSQQATTDASRAMLDTLGDRYAVRTRGSGPVHAGYISGSETALPHGHTPNERLSEGDVLVTGASANIDGYHSELERTMFVGEPSDEQVHYFELMVEAQDIAIDALGPGASIAGVDEAVHDYFVEQGIEDTAQHHVGHNIGLAGHEPPYIDRGWDDYDHVAEGDELMAPGQIYTIEPGIYTDDFGYRHSDTIAITENGTEWLTFFPRDLESNIIR; from the coding sequence ATGGCGACGAAACTCCCCGAATCGGAGTTCGACGCGCGACTCGCAGAGGTACGCGGCCGCCTGGCCGACACCGACGCGGACGCGGCGACGTTCTTCACCGCGACGAGTATCGAGTACGTCTCCGGCTTCCACCACATCCAGACCGAGCGACCGGTCGTCCTCGCGGTCACGCAGGACCGAATGGAGGTCACTGTCCCCCGTCTGGAGGTCGAACGCGTCGAACCGAACCCCCGCATCGACGCCGTCCACCACTACTTCGACTACCCGCAGGGGGCACCGCTCGAGACGGCCGTCGAGATGCTGGCGGGGATGGGCGTCGAGTCGGTCGTCTCCGACGCCGACGGCGCGCCGGGCGTGATGGGGTACGAGGGCCCCGCGCTCTCGGAGTTCGTCGACGTGGAGAGTCAGTCGTGGGTCGACCGGATGCGCTGGGAGAAGACCGACGCCGAGGTGGACCTCGTGCGCGAGTCCGCGAAGTGGGCGAACCTCGCTCACCGCTATCTCGCCGACTACACCGAGGTCGGCGCACATCCCGTGACGGTCAGTCAGCAGGCAACGACCGACGCCTCGCGTGCGATGCTCGACACGCTGGGTGACCGCTATGCAGTTCGCACGCGCGGGAGCGGCCCCGTCCACGCGGGCTACATCTCGGGGTCTGAGACCGCCCTTCCGCACGGCCACACCCCTAACGAACGACTCTCGGAAGGTGACGTCCTCGTCACTGGAGCCTCTGCGAACATCGACGGCTACCACTCGGAACTGGAGCGGACGATGTTCGTCGGCGAACCGAGCGACGAACAGGTCCACTACTTCGAGTTGATGGTCGAAGCCCAGGACATCGCTATCGACGCCCTCGGCCCCGGCGCGTCTATCGCTGGCGTCGACGAGGCCGTCCACGACTACTTCGTCGAACAGGGCATCGAGGACACCGCCCAGCACCACGTCGGCCACAACATCGGCCTCGCAGGCCACGAACCCCCGTACATCGACCGCGGCTGGGACGACTACGACCACGTCGCGGAGGGCGACGAACTGATGGCACCCGGACAGATATACACCATCGAACCGGGCATCTACACCGACGACTTCGGCTACCGCCACTCCGACACCATCGCCATCACCGAGAACGGCACCGAGTGGCTGACGTTCTTCCCCCGCGACCTGGAGTCGAATATCATCCGCTGA